agctggatttttttccattccttccaGCATCAGCACATCcgtaccctttttttttttccggaaaggtttctctttcttccccttcaagttttaaaaatactatgtCAGCCTTACTTGCTTCTGtaggcagagctctgtgcccagcagGGGCACCCAGGTTCCCATAACACAAACCAGTTCTGATCAGtcacccccttcctctccccgTGTGATCTGGTGGAGCAGAGCCCAGTGGATGTTTTAACTGAGTTTATAcggaaataaaacaggaaaatggTGTTTCCTCCTGATCCCCTGCTGCTTGTGCCGCAGGCACATCACACCAGAGGGCACCAGAGGGCTTCTCCCATCCATGTGACAAAGCAGTGGCTGCCTCTTCTTCCCCAAACGAAAAGCAAACCTCACGCTTCCTAACTTTCAAGTCCTTGTTTCCCTCTTCCCATCAATCACACTCACGGTTATCCCACGTtttagagaattattttttttcagaggagcaCCTAAGGCACATCATACTGGAGAGAAACATCCCTATGCTAACGGCAGACCTTGCTTTGCCTGGATACATGTTTTACAAAGATCAGAGATCACTGTTACTGCTCAACGCACAAACACATTTTGATCCAATACTGTAGTTCTGTCAGAGAGTGCCATACTTGGGTGAGCaatctttattctcttttattgCAATAATAATTCCAGCATACAAACAGGACAGAATCATGAAAAAGCCCTGTTCTCAGTGAATAAGGGGCTCAAAATCTATTTTGTTATAAAAAGCTAAGTTTATAACTAACTTCAGTATAAGGGAGATAAAAACAAGCTAGGGAAAACAATACCAGTGTCCATGTACATGTTTTTGCACTAAACAACTTACCCTGACAATAAGGATCCACTTAATAAGAGACAGACCAAACCCAGAAATGGCCCCGTATCGTCCTGCAGCTGAAGTAGTcagacagaaagacaggaaaaatccAATCCAGTTGAAGAGGAATGCCACtaaaagcaggagaaaagcagcaggtcaAACCCTCTTTAtattccaaaggggaaaaaaaaaaacaacaaacaaaccataaaacCCTTGCACACAGGTTTTTCCTGATGCTACATAAACCTAAGTGTGAAAATAACTCCAGATATTTTGGGTCACTGCCTGAAAAAAAGTTAAGTTCCATCATGTACTTACTGAAGAAAGTTAGCATGAAAATGCCGTCATTTCCTATCCTCAGCTGGTCGGTGTCGTCAAAATCATCCCGTGTCACAAAGTCGTCATCCTGTAAAGCAAAGGGAGGCAAGACGGGGGTGGATTTGAGTCATTCCAGTCCATACAGCAATTCCATTTAGGCACATGGCTCTTCAAAAGAGGACCAGCAAACTGTATAGCCCGCAAAAAGCGGTGTATGATGGAGGGATACAAAGCGCTTTGTTTACATTTAAGGAAAGCCCCctgtgggggcagaggggaatcCTAAATCTCAAATAGCTCcaaatgcaaacaggaaaaattCCTGCTTCTCATCCTGAGATGATACAGGGCATGAAATACTACCTCAGTggcagtattttaattttttttttttttttttttttttaagatggtcaTGATTGGGCATGTTCTTGTTCTCACTTTAATGAATTCCCTTACTcatcaaaaaaattaaacttatCATCTCAGCAAGGAATTTGGCTTCTACGAAGAAATATAATGAGCAGCAGACAACTAATGCTAGCAGGGGTGGAGGAAGAAGCTGAACAAGAgagaatgctgaaaaaaacacacaaaaaaattaaaaaataattattctgacaATGATTTTAGCCTTGTATCAGCTACACCGACCTCTGGAAAAGTCAACTAAATAAGCAGCAGGAGTATCAAATGTAGATATGCTAGATAGCCGAACAATTAAtcctaaatattctttttaaaaaacagtgacaGTGCACAGGGCTACAGGACAGTTCCTCTGTCAGCTTACCAAACTAATCTGGACAGCACATGCTGGCATTATTGAGATGTCTTACATCATCATAGCCGCCCAgaggataattttaaaaaaaaaaaaaaaaaaaaaaccaaacccaacaaccaaaTCAGCTACAGAACTCTGAAGTGTGTAATATCACCACcccagaaaagcttttaaaaaaaaaaaaaagtcatggtcATGACACTTGATGGGCAGGAGTCAAACCAGAAATTCTAGAGAAGAAACGCAAAGGACAGAGCCAGCCAAGCGCACTCACCCTTCCCGGAACCAAGGGAATTGTAGCTTCAGCCTTGGTTCTCTCTGCCTCATCATAGCTAGGCAGTGTTGTGGCCACATTGTAAGATGGAGGCTTTGGAAATCCTGACTCATCCTTGTAGTcaaaataagctgaaaaaaaaaaagttacatagaAGGTATCTTGTTAGTTCCTTAAGAACACCATGTTGGGAATGAGAAACATTTCAGATGACTTCAAAATACCCCATTATCCCACACTGCTGAATcctgctcctcctgtcccctccccacccttccaGCCTCCTGCCATCCCAAACCAGAAAGCGAAAAAACACAGGAGCATCTTATCTAATATAAAGTAATACACGGAGCACTACTTTAACATGCTTGGctgtacttatttttaaaataaagatatatgCTGTGTCCCTCCCGACTTCAATAAACAGAAGTAGTCATATTTCCAAATGCAAGCGGTTTGAGTGAGTCAAAAAAGGATCACTGCAGATCTCAGGCCACTGGTGACCCATTTTTCCAGAGAGAGACTCCAAACTGTTTTCTGATGGAGGGGAGCGGGATTGGAACAGAAATCAAACATAGCACTTCTGAGCCTGTTGCCGAGATGCACTAAGGAACCAGAGCTAATGGGACACCTTTACGGTTAGTAAAAGCTTATGGTTATCCAAACCTGGCTGGCTGTTTGAGGGACTGACAGTACGTTGCATTTGATTCACAAATCTTATTTGAGTAATTGACTATGAAACTTATGGagggaaaaagtgaaaagaattacCTAAGTCAAAATACTCTGATATGTAACCAAGCTGTTATAAATAAAACTGTCGGATATATAAAACAAGCTGTTTTGCTAAAAGCTATTAGTGACATGACAGTACGATGGTTCATAAGAGTATAATCCTTATGACCAAGTCCTTAGTTATTGAAAACTGCAGAAAGAGTGAattctttaattgcttttaagtAACAAGTCCCTTTTGGAAGGAGCACAGCATCATCCAAATGCCAAATAATGAGGAGAACCACAAATCCTCGTAGCACTTTGATTTTTAACTGCCTTCAATCTACTGAGAACACTGTGAAATGTAACTTGAACACTGCTTGATGGCATGACATCAGATGAATGCAGCCAAAACGCATCTTCTAAACCACAAGTAACAATAGCCTCTCTGGATCAATTCTGATCCTTCGCAGCCTTGGTAAGGATGCTGCAATGCCATCCGTCAATAAGGAGAACAATTAAGCAAGACCAAGAGAGCGAACCTAGCTATTTCCTCTCAGTTACATTTACCTGTATTCTCCGCAGAAATGCTGCTGTAAGGCGGAGGGGCATCATTCACCACTGCCGCAGTCTCGCCTGGCTCCTCTTCATTCTGCAGCTGAACAGACCCACACACGAGAGAGGTTAATGGGGTTTCTCAAATTCTGTCAAattacccctgtagctttaatTGCACCCAACAGATTCTTCTGGAAGAGGACTGTTCTACGTCACCATGGGACACTCGAGCAGCTGCTCAGCTTCCCTCCGAAGCACTCCCACTTGAAATGATCAATATGCCATCTcagttttaatgtgtttttaagtCATATCCTCACACACCTGGACTTCGACAAAGCACAGCAGACATCTTTTCAGtacctttccatttccctgtCACTTCCTCAGATTCCTCAGCTCACACTGCTTAGGAGCTGCAGTTGCATCTGTTTTAGTCGCAGAAACAGCAGGAGACACCCAACAAAAGACTCCGTTGCTGCCTGTGGCTTTGCTAAGGAAGGGGTTTTTCATGTATACATTACATAATGACACATATAAGTATGAAGCTTGCCGTTTCCCTTCAACCTTTCGCACTGTATTATTGAAAAGGAGACGGTTTATTTTGGGCACTGTGCTTCCCACAGGCTCTGTATAAATAACCACACGGATTATCAAATGCAGAGTGTCACTTGCACGAAGCAGGTAACACAAACACGGGCTTTGATCAGAGGCGCTGACAATACCAGGCCAGAAGCGTTCAAAGCAGAACACACCAGAAAGGAATTTACAGATCAACTGCCaccgttttggttttttcttcttcccatttctCATCTCATCACCAAAGAAAGCGAATTTTGATGCAGAAAGACAACTCATTTCAAAAAAGCACCTTGGGACTGAACCACTTGCCTGAACAGAGAGACATTACCCTCTTTCGCAATCACCACGAAACAGCAGCAACCCTGCAACTTCTTCCTTAATGTCTTCTTGAACTATCCCTCCTGCACACCCCTGCTAACCCTTGTGAAGCCATCCAcgacattttgctttcttttctttggacaGATATGTTGCCACTCAAGTCCTTCCTAAGCATTTCatgcagggggatggggatatGTTCTTATTTTACTTGTATGTTTCATCaggaacaaaaaacaaaacaaaacaacaaccaataAATCAGCTCACACTTCTAAATGAAGGTCTTGGTTTACACATAACCATTTTGCCTCTTgggtttttattccttttgctgCCTATGATCAAAGACCAGACTACATCCATGTCCCCTCTGAAAGCCAAAGCAAAGCCAAAACTTTTTCAGATGTATTGAGTGCAACTCATTGGAGATTTGCATCCCAACCACAGATGCGTGTCTGAACTGAGAGACATCCAAGTCCCACTACTCAGTTTTCTGAGAAGAGCGTGGATTGTCTCACCGTTAACCGACAGCCGCACGCCTCCACCCGCTGCACACCCGGGAGCATGCACAGGACGGGGAGCTGCAAGCCCATGGTTCCTCCTCGCACTGCAGCCGGACACAACATCCCGCAGCCTTCCACCTCCTCGGCGTGGAGGCTGCCAGCGTAGCTGGTGTGTCATGGCTCCCTACGCCAGTTACatcaaaaagattttaaacacaCCTGCTGTTAAAGGACACTAACCGAGTAAGGCTGAAATGACTTGGGTTAACAGGCGACGACACAAGCGTTTCTGCTGGCAGGTCCAAGGGGTTGGccaagaggggaaagggaagaaatgacACTGTGAAGCACTGGAAAAGATTCAGCAGCACTGTCACCCACTCAGCTGTACCAAACCAACAGCCCAACCCAGCCCTCCGCTGTTTCACTGGCAGGCGAAGCTCACCTCGCTACTCGAACAGCAAGTCTCCATCCTCTGCCCAGTCACATTTTCCAAACaggagaggtggaaaaaaaaagaaaaaaaaaaaaaaaagagggagctggtCATCCCCAAGCTCTCTGGGTAAGGACTCCCCACGTGGCACAAAGCTGAACTGCCTCCTTGAAGGAGGAGAAATGAAGTGATCCGGATGAAAACTTAATCCGTATTACACCAAGAGCACCTCCCAGCACAGATGCTGTGGCTGCCGGCAGGAGACATCTAAAATGCTGGCTCTAGCCAGATGTGCACCCACACAAACCAGGGTGGAGGTGGCAGGTACCTGCCTCAATGGCTGCAGCTTTAATTAGCCTCAGGGCACCAAGCAATTAACATGATAAGCTGCAGAAACTCCTACAACAGAAATTCATCTTCATCTTTTTCAAACCAGCTAGTTCAGCATGAGCCCttaccaagaaataaaaatacctttttttttttttttataaaccccATGGAGTTCAGTCATTAGTAGAAAATGCAAACTAACTTGTGAAGTAATTGCCTattaaaataagctttaaaaaattaaaaaaaaaaaaaagagcgcaCTGCTATAGAAATTCAAGAGCAGCCTGCACACAGCACGAGAGGGGCAACCTAAGGAATAACCCAGTAAAATGCAGAGTCAAACCAGTTGATTCAGTCTCTCCAGCTCTGTAGTCTATGAATTTTTAGGTAATTCTCTACCATGCTTATTTTTAGTCTATCCATGAAAATTCAAtacttctcccctttttttcttccacctacACAAGACCTAGTCTGTTAGCGAAGGAGGAAAGGCTCCGACAGACTAGGGACGGTCTCTAGGTACCGCATGCCCTGCATCACCTACTCTCCTCATCAGGGGTGGCAGAAATTAAACCCCTGatgtttgtaagaaaaaaagacatatacAACCTAACAGTCAAATCACCAAGGAGGGCAAAAGGAAAACACTAGATGTGACAACACTGcaagagacaaaacaaaagagGATTAATTCCTACCACTGGAATTCTTACAAGGTTCTTCTTTCAACAGTAAAAAGAAACACGTATTCTTACAACTACCTTGTGCGGGAGAAAGCCACATGAACTTACTGCTGGCTTCAAACCATTACAATTCAGGTAATGACACAAAAAACGTAGTGACTTTTTAAAGTTGAGCTAGAGGCTGTAGAAGGTATACAGTTACAGAGAACAGATTCTTCTTCTAATGGACAAGGTACACAAATGCCTTCCAGCCTTTTTAATGATTCCAGGCATCTAAAATTCAACTAAGTGCTTATTAGCAAAGCAGTCCGGGTTCATGTGACAGGAAGAATGAGTCATCATTCGCCTCGCGTGGCCCAGCACCGCTGCACCATGCTCCCTGCGTGGCCCAGACGCCGTCTGCAGCACCGGGTACATGcaatgaggaagaggaaggctgcGCTACTCGGGACGGCGGGCAATTCCCCCCCCTCCAAGCCACTGCCAAGAGTCTTCAGAACCCGGAGAACCTGATGAAAGCAGCGTTTGGCTAAAGTCTGTTTTGCTGAGGCTGTGGGATATTCTTTGAGTCAATGGTGGATTTTAGCCTTTAAAGCAGGATTCTTGTATTTGTGGCCTTAAAAAGTAGACAGCCTTTACAGCAATGCGTACAGTTATGAAAACAGAAGTTTGGCTGTGATTTTTTCACTGGATTGATATAACAACAGAAAGTTGCCTGGCAGAACAGGATAAATccctgggactttttttttccccccccaacaaACACCATCAGAATCTTGGCTGTGAGAAGACATCGCCACTTCCCCCTGCTTGAGACACGTCACGTGTAAATACACACAGCACAGTAGCATTAAAGTTCAAAACTTACAAAACGTTTTGAAATACTTTGGTGTAAACTTTGAAGAAAGCATTTCCATTAAATATGTCTGTTAATTCTTCCAAATTTTCTAAACTTAGCACATAGGCTGCTGACacagttttggatttttttttttttttcttttctttcccttgcccCAAGTCCTTAGGCTGCATGCAAATATTCTCTACACTAAATCAGCATTACTACAAACTTTGCCTTAGCAATGTATCATCAGTAATATATTAACTCAGCTATGTATCATCAAGGTTTACTGCATTTCGATTCTTATTATATATTCTGGCACACAAGGCAGAACTGCACAGAAATCCCACAGGAATTCTAGACTGAAGATAACCCTAATCGGATCTCATTTTTGTTGTTACTAGGGTTTCTCTGAGATTTCAAAAAAGGCAGATATTTAGGCTAACGACAGAAAGAgaatcaatacttttttttaaaaggtgatagGATTGATTTTTTCCAGAACAACGAAGTTATAACCTTTGCAAGAAAacgttaaaataaataaataaatagaaatgtgtATCACTACTAAAATTGAGATTACTCTGCCAAGGCAAAGCCTGCCCGCAAAAAGGTTACACTTCATTCCCATTGCAACACCCcttacttttctctttccatctctctGACCCTTTGGAAGCAAATGAAAATTGCTGCCAACCCTGAAGAAGAGGAGACTTATTTTTATTGACTTACGCTTCACTTTAAACATACTCTGATTTGAAATCCTGACTTTTGCCCAATGCTGTTGCAGATTCCTATAACTTAATATCAGCTTATTAATCAGCAGGAGTAACGATAAGCTATTAGACAAGTCAACCCACATGCATCAGCCCTCTCCTTTCCTTGATGAGCAAATAACTGTTTTCTCCCACGGGCACTTCCAGCTCGTTTAACCGATGGAGAGTGAGAGCACGAATGGCGTGTCTCCCCCAGCTACCTGCACCCAGGTGTGTGCAGTGTGACTCTGGGGGACACGCTTGGCAGCCGCACTATCTAACCAAACCCTCCCCAGGCTTCTCCCTGCACCAGGAGATGCTGATGCCCCTGCCCAAGCCTCCCACTGTGGAATCAATTCTCCCCAGGGCCCcaagcacagcccagctctggggaGTGACCTCCCAAGGTCTCTGCCAACCTGAGCTactctttcattttaataaagGGCTGAAAAACGTGCCTCCACTCCCCCTCCCAAAAAACGCTTCTTCTCCCCCCAGCTGgaccagctccctgccctgcagcaagcACAGAGCTGCACCCAGGCAGTGGGACACACAGGGCAAGGACCAGAAACCAGTGGGAGCATCCAACTGAAGGGTACGTTTGCAATGACCCTCCCAGCTACCAAGGTAAAAACACCAATCAAAACAGCTTTATGTCCATCAAAAACACAATCCGCGCTCACGAGGATGTCGTTCTTCACTGACTCACTGCAGTTAATGGCCTGACAACATGGAAATACACCTCAGCCCTGGGAAACATGCTGATCTAATTCCCCTGCCCCTGTTCAAATGGGGAATTATACTGGTCTGGCAAGACTGTAAACAAGCACTGGGGCCAGTACAAACCTGTGTACAGACTGTCCTTGGGTTTGCGTGTTCAAGGTCTTAATACACAAGAAGTAGGTTTAAATCTTAGATAGCTGTAATTAAACTTCAAACGCTTGACAACGCGTAAGGCCTTACTGTAGTATTTAGGATCACATTAACCTTTTTTCTGGACATTAAGACATCACAGAAAGAATTCTGtatcttttaaacattttaaaataccacattttttttaattctcatatGAAGAATGTTAActatcttcaaaaaaaaaaatcccattgtgCCACCATATATCAAATTTGTCTATCTCACaagaagaggcagaaacagaATGAATAGATACATCTTAATAATGAAATTTTCTTATTAGTCCCAATGACAAAGAATCagaattcacacacacacaccactttTGCTGCTTGCTTTCGGTATGGCTCCCTTCGAAACACGATGCCAAGCCCACACAAAGAGGTACCACACCTCCTGTGGGCCACATAACAACCGAAGGCCTGAGGGACTGTTCCTACATCTGCGTCCCAGATGGGGGCTACTGAGCCCCACTGAATTTCAGTGATGACAGAAAAGTCACCAAAGAAGCCCAGATACGAGTCCAACACAATCCTGATACCCaagatgataatatttttttttaaaaagcttgcaTGCAAGGCCATTTTCTGCTGTTACACAAGCTACATGATAAGACTGGACTACTACTGTTCAACAGCATTTCCCAAGTCCTTTGAGTTTTAAAGATGGAATCTATTTTCATTCTATAATTACTTTTTCCCATAGAAACACTAAAACCCTGCACGCTCACCTGACAGGTGCCATTGCCTACAGAAGTGGGTGTTTCAGAACAAACCAGTGAGATTTCAGTCACCTGAACACAGACCGGGCTGGACATCAGGCAGCTTCAGGAAAAGCGCGTGGCCCCCACCAGCTGCAGCAGAACATAGGAGCAGTGGCTGTGCAAGAGACCAGACTTCACTctgcaatttctttaaaaatctttactgtTACAGGTACCTCCTACCCTacttatacaaaaaaaaagaaaaaaatgtgaaaatgaccTACCCTGGAAATTTCCTGACCAGTCGTATCAGATGCCTGTACCTTTGGCAAGCACATCTTCTGCATGCTACCAGGACCTCACCAAGGAAACAAGTAGCCACTGACATTACTAATTCTAAATACCTACATTACAAAAAACATGGTATATTCTCATCTTTCAGTTTCAATCTGCATGCccatttcaactgaaaaaaaaataaaatacaagctcAAGGTAAGCACAAGGTGACAACTGACATCCGCCTTCCTATTTCACTCCAGCCTTCCCAGATATTAAGTAAGCACTGTGGTCCTTCACGGATTTAAACGGTATTCACACTGTATcttcagcaagaaagaaaactaaacaaacGGAAAAATCCTTCTTCCTTATGTTTCCTATGGACACCATCCTTTACAAAATGATCCATGTAAGCCTTCAACAAGTGGAACAGGAAGAAATATCACTAAAAATGGAATATGTCTTCATTATTTAACACACCCACCATTTTCTAAGTGGGTTTACATTACTCATATACATCACATATATTTTCAAACGCTTCAAGTAAAAAGCATGCCTCGGTTAACATACAGTGTAAATAAACCTATTAAAAGCCTGGCTATTTTTTCCAGAATGGAGGCCAGTTTCTATTCCGAGGATGAAATACAGTTCTGCCACTGAACTCACAATCCAGGGGTTACGCTCAAAAGGCTTTAAACACTTAATCCCAACGACATCCCTGTATAACTTTCCCAAAGGCAAGTCTGAATGACAACAGCCTCCCAGTGTCCCTTTTTGggacccagcactgcccagaaTAACGATTCCTGCCTTCCAAAAATCTCCCATTCCCACCTCCACAAGCAGAGTAGGAACCGAAGCCAGCATCTGCCCCCATTGCCCAGACCATGCTCCCGACGGAAGGGGCCGGGGGAAGCCGAGATCGTGGCTCTGGAGTTTTAGCTTTATTCTTCATCAAGCTGCATTTCCTCAGTGTATCAGATCAGACCGCTACATCATCCACAGGCGTCATCACAGGCTATTTTTTTATCAGATTATCTAATGCCCGAACAAAGCACAAGGGCTATAAAGTTAGCTTTAGGAAATAAATCGTATGCCATCGTACATCCCTTTAACACCGCACGAATCAGTGAAAGGTCACCAACTGTGAGTttgcagcagaggcagctcctggGGGCACACggcccaccccacaccccccatctGCAGGGCCACACGAGCCAAGGAACAGGGCAGAAGGATAAATGCACAGGTTCCCAACTCAGTTATACATTTCTCTTGTCCTCAGTTTATCCTCATTAACTATCACCTCATTCCCTGAAAATACACAAACTCAGGGAATCCTACAAATATCTTACAGGTTCAAATAGTGCCCACACCTCAACAGCGCAGCTCCTACACACAGGTCTAACACCAGTAACACTTCCCGGAGCCGGAGTTACTGGACTCTGGCATGCTCAGACAGTGCATCACCTCTAGCTGTACAGGAACCGCCAGTGATGTGACAAACCCCACTACCCCATTACCCCtctttccccctcaaaaaaattatcaaattttaaaattctccGTTCTCCTCCACTGCCTCATAATCCAGTAACTTAAAGATTAAATGAGCTTGTTCTGCATTTCTACAAGCTACCCCTACTTACTGGATCCTCTATTAGCTTTAGTCATTAATGTTATCAATTCACTACAAGTCCCTCCTTGTTGAAACATGTAATGTTCGTTAATTGTACATTCACGTACAATTTTCCATATATTTcgatgtgtggaaaaaaaaaagagacacattCAATGCTGTAGAGACTGACCCACCCTCTCATCTCCTCTTCATCCAAATATCAGTCCCGAATCCTTAGTTTCAATAGCTTGCAGAGATTTTTGGAGCAACACAAGCACTAAGAGCCAGTTCAGCAGTAACACACCTTACAACAATAGGAATACCAGTTTCCTGGCAGAGggcaaggaaaaaagcagcaatttctaAACTGCTACAcaaaagtaaatatatttatatgtgaGTTTCTGATTCCGCACTCCAGTTACACCAGTCATTTCACAGGGCCTCCGTTATCTGTTTGTCTTTGGCAGTATAAATCCTTTGGGGCCCAGCCTGCCTCCCTAATCTCTGCAGCACCAGGCAGTCACACTCTGCAG
This is a stretch of genomic DNA from Larus michahellis chromosome 11, bLarMic1.1, whole genome shotgun sequence. It encodes these proteins:
- the NDFIP1 gene encoding NEDD4 family-interacting protein 1 — encoded protein: MAAAAAEPSSGRYQQLQNEEEPGETAAVVNDAPPPYSSISAENTAYFDYKDESGFPKPPSYNVATTLPSYDEAERTKAEATIPLVPGRDDDFVTRDDFDDTDQLRIGNDGIFMLTFFMAFLFNWIGFFLSFCLTTSAAGRYGAISGFGLSLIKWILIVRFSTYFPGYFDGQYWLWWVFLVLGFLLFLRGFINYAKVRKMPDTFSTLPRTRVLFIY